One window of the Mangifera indica cultivar Alphonso unplaced genomic scaffold, CATAS_Mindica_2.1 Un_0020, whole genome shotgun sequence genome contains the following:
- the LOC123205959 gene encoding uncharacterized protein LOC123205959: MYVTRPLSMYRNFPSALSVEPREGPYSGFLVITDEEAEAEDSFCWGACKFRSVKRLPFPQDKLLTVVHSSDYQEISKTKVLFIPVLDQPLSSNRYYVIRAKGKYKGQACKSSRENDMGICCFNNIINDEKPKPFDHRNIYQQFKIHRYQWHNFFAKSAATDGLPPRFLRKKGWEVRNSRLVRSRLSEALGLDNSLRALLPSFDFSISSKRSNSNVVGTWYCPFIFVREKARLRHQMKRSVFYKMTLEQRWEEIVSCQNNGSNVVNVNTMVKREASSVFGMEALRDNRENHAGFVWFIVYDRNRVKRASVGLSVAIVEKMRWVEEEGGWVGGGREKEVRVQRVEENTSESGWQRFGCYVLVESFALRRMDETLVLRCKFIHTQHIKCKWE; encoded by the exons ATGTATGTTACAAGGCCTTTATCCATGTACAGAAATTTCCCAAGTGCTCTTTCGGTAGAGCCACGGGAGGGCCCATATTCAGGTTTTCTAGTAATTACAGATGaagaagcagaagcagaagaTTCTTTTTGCTGGGGTGCCTGTAAATTCAGAAGTGTTAAAAGGTTACCATTTCCTCAAGACAAGTTACTAACAGTTGTTCATTCATCAGATTACCAAGAGATTAGCAAGACTAAAGTTTTGTTTATCCCAGTTCTCGACCAACCTCTCTCGTCTAATCGCTACTATGTTATCAGAGCTAAAGGCAAATACAAAGG gCAAGCTTGCAAAAGTTCAAGGGAGAATGACATGGGGATTTGCTGCTTCAACAATATCATAAATGATGAGAAACCAAAGCCATTTGATCATAGAAACATATACCAGCAATTCAAGATCCACCGTTATCAATGGCACAATTTCTTTGCCAAGTCCGCTGCTACTGATGGCCTTCCTCCAAGATTCCTGAGAAAGAAAGGCTGGGAAGTTCGCAACTCAAGATTAGTTCGTTCTCGACTAAGTGAAGCTCTAGGCCTTGATAATTCTCTCAGAGCACTGCTTCCAAGCTTCGACTTCTCTATAAGTAGCAAGCGTTCGAATTCAAATGTTGTAGGCACATGGTACTGCCCCTTCATATTTGTAAGAGAGAAAGCCAGACTTAGACACCAAATGAAGAGGTCAGTGTTCTATAAAATGACTCTTGAGCAACGGTGGGAAGAGATCGTTTCATGCCAGAATAATGGAAGCAATGTTGTGAATGTGAATACAATGGTGAAAAGGGAAGCGAGTTCAGTGTTTGGTATGGAAGCTTTAAGGGATAATAGAGAAAACCATGCTGGATTTGTGTGGTTTATAGTCTATGACAGAAATAGAGTGAAAAGGGCAAGTGTGGGATTGAGTGTAGCCATTGTTGAGAAAATGAGATGGGTGGAAGAGGAAGGAGGGTGGGTTGGTGGTGGCagagaaaaggaagtgagagtgCAGAGAGTTGAAGAGAATACAAGTGAAAGTGGCTGGCAGAGATTTGGCTGCTATGTGTTGGTGGAGAGCTTTGCTTTGAGGAGAATGGATGAAACTTTGGTATTAAGGTGTAAATTTATACATACCCAGCACATCAAATGCAAATGGGAATGA